One Anopheles marshallii chromosome 3, idAnoMarsDA_429_01, whole genome shotgun sequence genomic region harbors:
- the LOC128711772 gene encoding trypsin-5-like yields MANKFTCFPVALIALVVCVQANSLVHRNRLTRPVLRLPSSAKRIVGGFVIDISDAPYQVSLQYGNEHNCGGSILNKKWILTAAHCIHDESSSELTVRVGSSEHASGGNVIRVSRVVSHPRHGSGFNNYDIALLELKSELIFGNKIQPVVLPEQNESVEEGTMGTVSGWGMTLSESESNDVLRATNVPTVNQEECSEAYQSYGGITEQMFCAGYKHGGQDTCRQDSGGPFIAEGKQIGVISWGHECALAGYPGVYTRVASVRDWISEISGV; encoded by the coding sequence ATGGCGAACAAGTTTACGTGCTTTCCGGTTGCATTGATCGCGCTGGTTGTTTGTGTACAGGCAAATAGCCTCGTGCATCGTAATAGACTTACACGACCAGTGCTCAGACTACCGTCTTCGGCTAAACGAATTGTCGGTGGATTTGTGATCGACATCAGTGACGCGCCGTACCAGGTGTCACTACAGTACGGCAACGAGCACAACTGTGGTGGATCGATTTTGAACAAAAAGTGGATCCTGACAGCAGCGCATTGCATCCACGATGAGTCATCATCAGAACTGACTGTGCGTGTGGGATCGTCCGAGCATGCATCCGGTGGCAACGTCATACGAGTATCACGCGTTGTATCGCATCCACGCCATGGTTCCGGATTCAACAACTATGATATCGCCCTGCTTGAACTGAAGAGCGAGCTCATCTTCGGCAACAAGATTCAGCCGGTCGTTCTACCGGAGCAGAATGAATCAGTTGAGGAAGGAACGATGGGTACCGTGAGTGGTTGGGGTATGACGCTAAGCGAATCCGAATCCAACGATGTGCTTCGAGCAACGAACGTACCGACTGTGAATCAAGAGGAATGCAGCGAAGCTTACCAGTCGTACGGTGGAATTACTGAGCAGATGTTTTGTGCCGGATACAAACACGGTGGCCAGGACACATGCCGGCAGGATTCTGGTGGTCCCTTCATTGCCGAAGGGAAGCAGATCGGGGTTATCTCTTGGGGTCACGAATGCGCTCTGGCAGGATATCCGGGAGTGTACACACGTGTGGCTAGTGTACGCGATTGGATTAGCGAGATCAGTGGAGTGTAG
- the LOC128713467 gene encoding trypsin-1-like: MSNKIAILLAVLVGVVSCVQAKTLVLPRSIVGGFEINITETPYQASLQYHNKHNCGGCVLSNKWVLTAAHCTVGRSISNLAVRVGSSKHASGGTVVRISRVIDHPNYNNDKTDYDYSLLELKSKLTFSDAVQPIALPKQDESVKDGTMAIVSGWGYTMNANESHAVLRAVKVPTINQEDCNDTYLKKFGGITDRMLCAGYQQGGKDSCQGDSGGPLVVKGKLIGVVSWGDACAAANQPGVYARVAYIRNWIREKSKV, translated from the coding sequence ATGTCGAACAAGATTGCAATCCTTCTGGCTGTTCTGGTTGGTGTAGTGAGCTGCGTACAGGCAAAAACCTTGGTGCTGCCTCGGTCAATTGTTGGTGGATTCGAAATCAACATAACCGAGACACCATACCAAGCGTCGCTACAATACCACAATAAGCATAATTGTGGAGGCTGTGTACTGAGCAATAAGTGGGTCCTAACAGCAGCTCACTGCACAGTCGGTAGATCAATCAGCAATCTCGCAGTACGCGTAGGATCTTCGAAACACGCATCTGGTGGAACCGTTGTTCGCATTTCACGTGTCATAGACCACCCGAATTACAACAATGACAAAACCGACTATGATTATTCGCTGTTGGAACTGAAAAGCAAGCTCACCTTCAGTGATGCCGTTCAGCCGATTGCTCTTCCCAAGCAAGATGAATCGGTAAAGGATGGAACCATGGCGATCGTGTCTGGATGGGGATATACAATGAATGCGAACGAGTCTCATGCCGTTCTACGTGCTGTAAAGGTACCGACCATAAACCAGGAAGATTGTAACGATACttatttgaagaaatttgGAGGAATCACTGATCGTATGCTGTGCGCCGGATACCAGCAGGGAGGAAAGGACTCTTGCCAGGGAGATTCGGGCGGTCCTTTGGTGGTTAAAGGAAAACTGATCGGTGTCGTTTCATGGGGCGACGCATGTGCTGCTGCTAATCAGCCGGGTGTGTACGCTCGCGTGGCCTATATTAGGAATTGGATTAGAGAAAAAAGTAAAGTGTGA